In Spinacia oleracea cultivar Varoflay chromosome 5, BTI_SOV_V1, whole genome shotgun sequence, a single window of DNA contains:
- the LOC130461990 gene encoding uncharacterized protein, with translation MEHREDNGTEKRKITPWRYEMARNLYNLVIKCQGSDAAKKVLKEAYAHANESINKVLEKEKAAEKEAAQKAQDDVEAQQTTINIAPSTSSSSSNAPQIIVENPPLVKTKGRSKRKKGFFEIRTSSTAPTEFGTFTPKEQLF, from the exons ATGGAACATAGAGAAGATAATGGAACAGAAAAGAGAAAAATTACTCCATGGCGTTATGAGATGGCAAGAAATTTGTACAACTTGGTTATTAAATGTCAAGGGAGTGATGCAGCTAAAAAG GTGCTTAAAGAGGCTTATGCTCATGCTAACGAAAGCATAAATAAGGttctagaaaaagaaaaagcagcAGAAAAGGAGGCAGCACAAAAGGCACAAGACGATGTTGAAGCACAACAAACCACAATCAACATAGCACCgtctacatcatcatcatcatcaaatgcACCACAAATAATAGTTGAAAATCCACCACTAGTGAAGACAAAAGGAagaagtaaaagaaaaaaaggattCTTTGAGATAAGGACATCGTCAACAGCACCTACAGAATTTGGAACTTTTACACCAAAAGAACAACTTTTTTAG